A single region of the Bacillota bacterium genome encodes:
- the fusA gene encoding elongation factor G, whose protein sequence is MPEIPLERVRNIGISAHIDAGKTTTTERILFYTGRVHRMGEVHEGSATMDWMPQEQERGITITSAATTCFWKDHRINIIDTPGHVDFTVEVERALRVLDGVIAIFDAKNGVEPQSETVWRQADRYGVPRIAFINKMDSVGADFYGSVRSIRERLGANPVPVQIPIGAEESFAGVVDLVRGKAIYWVDELGTVMEEREIPEELRSRAEEWREKLVEAAAELDDDLMMKYLDGEAIAPEEIRAALRKGTLELRAVPVLCGAAYRNKGVQTLLDAVLEYLPSPLDLPPVHGVDPRTGEEIVRQVSDEEPLAALAFKIAADPFVGKLCFLRVYSGRLSAGSYVLNANTGRKERIGRLLRMHANHREEVAEAGAGEIVAAVGLKQTKTGDTLCPEEAPIRLEAMQFPEPVISVAIEPKTQADQDRMGEALQRLADEDPTFRVATDPETGQTIISGMGELHLEIIVDRLKREFHVQANVGRPQVAYRETIRRSARAQGRFVRQTGGHGQYGDVWLEIEPLEAGKGFEFVDKIVGGVVPKEFIPAVEAGVREAMQNGVVAGYPMVDVRATLFDGSYHEVDSSDMAFKIAGSMAFRNAAQQADPVLLEPVMKVEVVVPEEYMGDVIGDINARRGRIEGMEPRGNAQVIRAFVPLAEMFGYATDLRSKTQGRGTYTMQFDHYEEVPRNLADEVIHHRAQAQKA, encoded by the coding sequence ATGCCTGAGATCCCGCTGGAGCGCGTGCGCAACATCGGTATCTCCGCGCATATCGACGCCGGCAAGACGACCACGACGGAGCGCATCCTGTTCTATACCGGCCGGGTCCACCGCATGGGCGAGGTCCACGAGGGTTCGGCCACCATGGACTGGATGCCGCAGGAGCAGGAGCGGGGCATCACCATTACCTCCGCGGCGACGACCTGCTTCTGGAAGGACCACCGGATCAACATCATCGACACGCCCGGGCACGTGGACTTCACCGTGGAGGTGGAGCGCGCGCTACGGGTGCTGGACGGCGTCATCGCCATCTTTGATGCCAAGAACGGTGTGGAGCCGCAGTCGGAGACCGTCTGGCGGCAGGCCGACCGTTACGGCGTTCCGCGCATCGCCTTCATCAACAAGATGGATTCCGTCGGCGCGGACTTCTACGGTTCGGTCCGCTCCATCCGCGAGCGGCTCGGCGCCAACCCGGTGCCGGTCCAGATCCCCATCGGGGCGGAGGAGAGCTTCGCCGGCGTGGTCGACCTGGTGCGCGGCAAGGCGATCTACTGGGTCGACGAGCTGGGCACGGTGATGGAGGAGCGGGAGATCCCCGAGGAACTCCGCTCGCGGGCGGAGGAGTGGCGGGAGAAGCTGGTCGAGGCGGCGGCCGAGCTGGATGACGACCTGATGATGAAGTACCTCGACGGCGAGGCCATCGCGCCCGAGGAGATCCGCGCGGCCCTCCGCAAGGGGACGCTGGAGCTGCGGGCTGTGCCCGTCCTCTGCGGCGCCGCCTACCGGAACAAGGGCGTGCAGACGCTCCTGGACGCGGTCCTGGAGTACCTGCCCTCGCCCCTGGACCTGCCGCCGGTCCACGGCGTCGACCCGCGCACCGGGGAGGAGATCGTGCGTCAGGTCTCCGACGAGGAGCCGCTGGCGGCGCTGGCCTTCAAGATCGCGGCCGACCCCTTCGTGGGCAAGCTCTGCTTCCTGCGCGTCTACTCCGGGCGGCTGAGCGCCGGCTCCTACGTGCTCAACGCCAACACCGGGAGGAAGGAGCGCATCGGCCGGCTCCTGCGCATGCACGCCAACCACCGCGAGGAGGTGGCCGAGGCCGGGGCCGGCGAGATCGTGGCGGCGGTGGGACTGAAGCAGACCAAGACCGGCGACACGCTCTGCCCCGAGGAGGCGCCCATCCGCCTCGAGGCCATGCAGTTCCCCGAGCCTGTCATCTCGGTGGCCATCGAACCGAAGACGCAGGCCGATCAGGACCGCATGGGCGAGGCGCTACAGCGCCTGGCCGACGAGGATCCCACCTTCCGCGTCGCCACGGATCCGGAGACCGGGCAGACCATCATCTCGGGTATGGGCGAGCTCCACCTGGAGATCATCGTCGACCGGCTGAAGCGGGAGTTCCACGTCCAGGCCAATGTGGGGCGGCCGCAGGTGGCCTACCGTGAGACCATCCGCCGCAGCGCGCGGGCCCAGGGCCGCTTCGTCCGACAGACGGGTGGCCACGGTCAGTACGGCGACGTCTGGCTGGAGATCGAGCCGCTGGAGGCGGGCAAGGGCTTCGAATTCGTCGACAAGATCGTCGGCGGGGTGGTTCCCAAGGAGTTCATCCCGGCCGTGGAGGCCGGCGTGCGCGAGGCGATGCAGAATGGCGTGGTGGCCGGCTACCCCATGGTGGACGTGCGGGCCACGCTCTTCGACGGCTCCTACCACGAGGTGGACTCGTCGGACATGGCCTTCAAGATCGCAGGGTCCATGGCCTTCCGCAACGCGGCGCAGCAGGCCGACCCCGTGCTCCTGGAGCCGGTGATGAAGGTCGAGGTGGTGGTACCCGAGGAGTACATGGGCGACGTGATCGGCGACATCAACGCGCGCAGGGGCAGGATCGAGGGCATGGAGCCGCGCGGCAACGCCCAGGTGATCCGCGCCTTCGTGCCCCTGGCGGAGATGTTCGGTTACGCCACCGACCTGCGTTCCAAGACGCAGGGGCGGGGCACGTACACCATGCAGTTCGACCATTACGAGGAAGTGCCGCGCAACCTCGCGGACGAGGTGATCCACCACCGCGCCCAGGCCCAGAAGGCTTGA
- the rpsG gene encoding 30S ribosomal protein S7, protein MPRRGPVPPREVAPDPVYGSELAARMINKIMRDGKKSLAQRIFYEALERIRERTGREPLEVFEQAVRNAMPALEVRPRRVGGATYQVPLEVRPERRRSLALRWLVQYARQRNERGMVERLAGEILDAANNTGGAVRRKEELHRMAESNRAFAHYRW, encoded by the coding sequence ATGCCCAGACGCGGTCCCGTACCGCCACGAGAGGTGGCACCGGACCCGGTCTACGGGTCGGAGCTGGCGGCGCGCATGATTAACAAAATCATGCGGGACGGCAAGAAGTCGCTGGCCCAGAGAATCTTCTACGAGGCGCTGGAGCGGATCCGCGAGCGGACCGGGCGGGAGCCGCTGGAAGTCTTCGAACAGGCGGTCCGCAACGCCATGCCCGCCCTGGAGGTCCGCCCTCGGCGGGTCGGCGGCGCCACCTACCAGGTGCCGCTCGAGGTGCGGCCGGAGCGGCGGCGGTCGCTGGCGTTGCGCTGGCTCGTGCAGTACGCCCGGCAGCGGAACGAGCGCGGCATGGTGGAACGGCTGGCCGGCGAGATCCTGGATGCGGCCAACAACACCGGCGGCGCCGTGCGCCGGAAAGAGGAACTCCATCGCATGGCCGAGTCGAACCGGGCCTTCGCCCACTACCGCTGGTAG
- the rpsL gene encoding 30S ribosomal protein S12: protein MPTINQLIRGGRQPVAQKTAAPALRGNPQKRGVCVQVRTQTPKKPNSALRKVARVRLTNGVEVTAYIPGEGHNLQEHSVVLVRGGRVKDLPGVRYHIIRGTLDAAGVERRRQGRSKYGAKRPKK, encoded by the coding sequence ATGCCCACCATCAACCAGCTGATCCGCGGCGGTCGTCAGCCGGTCGCCCAGAAGACTGCGGCGCCGGCGCTGCGCGGCAATCCGCAGAAGCGCGGCGTCTGCGTCCAGGTCCGGACCCAGACGCCCAAGAAGCCCAACTCCGCTCTGCGCAAGGTGGCCCGGGTACGGCTGACCAACGGCGTCGAGGTGACGGCCTACATCCCGGGCGAGGGGCACAACCTCCAGGAGCACTCGGTGGTCCTGGTCCGCGGCGGGCGCGTCAAGGATCTCCCCGGGGTCCGCTACCATATCATCCGCGGCACGCTGGACGCGGCCGGGGTGGAGCGCCGGCGCCAGGGACGTTCCAAGTACGGCGCCAAGCGGCCCAAGAAGTAG
- a CDS encoding ribosomal L7Ae/L30e/S12e/Gadd45 family protein, with the protein MGPMAEAAGARRVVGTKQTLKAVQRGQARLVCVARDAERRVIEPLLKLCEENHVAVSWYESMMELGRECGVDVGTAAAAILRETG; encoded by the coding sequence ATGGGCCCGATGGCGGAAGCGGCTGGTGCCCGCCGCGTGGTGGGCACCAAGCAGACGCTGAAGGCGGTACAGCGGGGCCAGGCGCGCCTGGTCTGCGTGGCGCGCGACGCCGAGCGCAGGGTGATCGAGCCGCTGCTCAAGCTGTGCGAAGAAAACCACGTGGCCGTCAGCTGGTACGAGAGTATGATGGAGCTCGGCCGGGAGTGCGGGGTCGACGTGGGCACGGCGGCGGCGGCGATCCTCCGCGAAACGGGATGA